In Cicer arietinum cultivar CDC Frontier isolate Library 1 chromosome 1, Cicar.CDCFrontier_v2.0, whole genome shotgun sequence, one DNA window encodes the following:
- the LOC101493778 gene encoding uncharacterized protein isoform X1 has product MNGSGLGAGFLSGPSGGILDLESPFHRHQQTQLGHPNVTGQHHMNIMTGLENDNRIGLIEVKNLNAALSFGKGKAIAEDDLSEDDEHGYAEDGNCENFDGGKGKKGSPWQRMKWTDNVVGLLIAVVSCVGDDGTIGGVDGVKRKSGVLQKKGKWKTVSKIMISKGCHVSPQQCEDKFNDLNKRYKRLNEILGRGTCCQVVENPALMDSMPNLTAKSKDDVRKILSSKHLFYKEMCAYHNGQRIPNSHDLDLHSYSLEHGKDSRDNDGSEDEDEDNNESEDDELDNEININAHGHGGRMEEVYDRNKLSEEDGHFWPRSVAMEKLEVEMARVFQDPAMSPWERREWIKVQLLQLQEQNVGYQVRALELQKQRFKWLRYCSKKDRELEKLRMENKRMKLENERRILKLKQRELEADVSRAEVSLDPSSIGINRPQGREHINLGRPQ; this is encoded by the coding sequence ATGAATGGTTCAGGTTTGGGTGCTGGGTTTTTGTCTGGTCCTAGTGGGGGTATTTTGGACCTGGAATCTCCATTTCACAGGCACCAACAGACTCAATTGGGCCATCCAAATGTAACTGGTCAACACCATATGAATATCATGACTGGTCTGGAAAATGATAACCGAATTGGCCTAATTGAAGTGAAAAACTTGAACGCGGCGTTGAGTTTTGGTAAAGGCAAGGCGATTGCAGAAGATGACTTGAGCGAAGATGATGAGCATGGTTATGCAGAAGATGGGAATTGCGAGAATTTCGACGGTGGCAAAGGTAAAAAGGGGTCACCTTGGCAGAGGATGAAGTGGACGGACAATGTGGTTGGTCTTCTTATAGCTGTGGTGAGTTGTGTTGGTGATGATGGCACAATTGGTGGTGTCGATGGTGTCAAAAGGAAATCAGGGGTTTTACAGAAGAAGGGTAAGTGGAAAACTGTTTCCAAGATAATGATAAGTAAAGGTTGTCATGTGTCGCCGCAACAGTGTGAGGACAAATTCAATGACTTGAATAAGAGGTATAAGAGATTGAATGAGATACTTGGAAGGGGAACTTGTTGTCAAGTGGTTGAAAATCCTGCACTAATGGATTCAATGCCCAACCTTACTGCTAAGTCCAAGGATGATGTTAGAAAGATATTGAGCTCAAAACACTTGTTTTATAAAGAGATGTGTGCATACCATAATGGGCAAAGGATACCAAATAGCCATGATCTTGACTTACACAGTTATTCATTAGAACACGGGAAGGACTCGAGAGATAATGATGGATCTGAGGATGAAGATGAGGATAACAATGAAAGCGAGGATGATGAGTTGGataatgaaattaatattaatgcaCATGGGCATGGAGGTAGGATGGAAGAAGTCTATGATAGAAATAAATTAAGTGAGGAAGATGGCCACTTTTGGCCACGATCTGTTGCTATGGAGAAACTTGAGGTTGAAATGGCAAGGGTTTTTCAAGACCCCGCAATGTCACCGTGGGAGCGAAGAGAGTGGATTAAGGTACAGCTGTTGCAGCTTCAAGAGCAAAATGTCGGCTACCAAGTCAGGGCTCTTGAACTTCAGAAACAGCGGTTTAAGTGGTTAAGATATTGCAGCAAAAAGGACCGGGAGCTGGAGAAGCTAAGGATGGAGAACAAGAGAATGAAATTGGAAAATGAACGCAGAATCTTGAAACTGAAGCAGAGAGAACTCGAGGCAGACGTCAGTAGGGCTGAGGTGTCCTTAGACCCTTCCTCCATTGGTATCAACAGGCCACAAGGAAGGGAACATATCAATTTGGGTAGACCGCAGTAG
- the LOC101493778 gene encoding uncharacterized protein isoform X2: protein MNIMTGLENDNRIGLIEVKNLNAALSFGKGKAIAEDDLSEDDEHGYAEDGNCENFDGGKGKKGSPWQRMKWTDNVVGLLIAVVSCVGDDGTIGGVDGVKRKSGVLQKKGKWKTVSKIMISKGCHVSPQQCEDKFNDLNKRYKRLNEILGRGTCCQVVENPALMDSMPNLTAKSKDDVRKILSSKHLFYKEMCAYHNGQRIPNSHDLDLHSYSLEHGKDSRDNDGSEDEDEDNNESEDDELDNEININAHGHGGRMEEVYDRNKLSEEDGHFWPRSVAMEKLEVEMARVFQDPAMSPWERREWIKVQLLQLQEQNVGYQVRALELQKQRFKWLRYCSKKDRELEKLRMENKRMKLENERRILKLKQRELEADVSRAEVSLDPSSIGINRPQGREHINLGRPQ from the coding sequence ATGAATATCATGACTGGTCTGGAAAATGATAACCGAATTGGCCTAATTGAAGTGAAAAACTTGAACGCGGCGTTGAGTTTTGGTAAAGGCAAGGCGATTGCAGAAGATGACTTGAGCGAAGATGATGAGCATGGTTATGCAGAAGATGGGAATTGCGAGAATTTCGACGGTGGCAAAGGTAAAAAGGGGTCACCTTGGCAGAGGATGAAGTGGACGGACAATGTGGTTGGTCTTCTTATAGCTGTGGTGAGTTGTGTTGGTGATGATGGCACAATTGGTGGTGTCGATGGTGTCAAAAGGAAATCAGGGGTTTTACAGAAGAAGGGTAAGTGGAAAACTGTTTCCAAGATAATGATAAGTAAAGGTTGTCATGTGTCGCCGCAACAGTGTGAGGACAAATTCAATGACTTGAATAAGAGGTATAAGAGATTGAATGAGATACTTGGAAGGGGAACTTGTTGTCAAGTGGTTGAAAATCCTGCACTAATGGATTCAATGCCCAACCTTACTGCTAAGTCCAAGGATGATGTTAGAAAGATATTGAGCTCAAAACACTTGTTTTATAAAGAGATGTGTGCATACCATAATGGGCAAAGGATACCAAATAGCCATGATCTTGACTTACACAGTTATTCATTAGAACACGGGAAGGACTCGAGAGATAATGATGGATCTGAGGATGAAGATGAGGATAACAATGAAAGCGAGGATGATGAGTTGGataatgaaattaatattaatgcaCATGGGCATGGAGGTAGGATGGAAGAAGTCTATGATAGAAATAAATTAAGTGAGGAAGATGGCCACTTTTGGCCACGATCTGTTGCTATGGAGAAACTTGAGGTTGAAATGGCAAGGGTTTTTCAAGACCCCGCAATGTCACCGTGGGAGCGAAGAGAGTGGATTAAGGTACAGCTGTTGCAGCTTCAAGAGCAAAATGTCGGCTACCAAGTCAGGGCTCTTGAACTTCAGAAACAGCGGTTTAAGTGGTTAAGATATTGCAGCAAAAAGGACCGGGAGCTGGAGAAGCTAAGGATGGAGAACAAGAGAATGAAATTGGAAAATGAACGCAGAATCTTGAAACTGAAGCAGAGAGAACTCGAGGCAGACGTCAGTAGGGCTGAGGTGTCCTTAGACCCTTCCTCCATTGGTATCAACAGGCCACAAGGAAGGGAACATATCAATTTGGGTAGACCGCAGTAG